Proteins from a single region of Corynebacterium casei LMG S-19264:
- a CDS encoding NAD(P)/FAD-dependent oxidoreductase, with the protein MSKNKVVIIGAGFAGLVAARELQTAGIEYEILEAKDRIGGRAWTEERMGRPLELGATWVHWFQAHTWTEIMRYGQRTEITASPSGNDAHWVTDGKVVKGTEDDLDEKLTAAMEATYEGSEDYFPNPHDPLWVLSDDFDGPAEVRERFLSDDQKNAIDLVKEAGFDQETIDLVDAFWCAGYIGDPYTGSALMAKQWGALSDNRYRVMEDITLKWKLNNGMRSLYDGIAGDLNNDIRLNTPVAKVEHRANRAIVTTESGEVIEASAVICTVPVGALSNIEFSPALPDAVQSVIDDKWNSQGAKIWIKIKGHHRFLGYAPKPAKMSVVRSEYFMDDDTTILVGFGYDNTNIDLNSIEDAQAVINQWRDDLEVVDTTGHNWVADKWAGQAWGTLRKGQFTQGWSLFDDIDSQLFFAGSDYAYGWRGVCVDGALEKGMTTARQVINSMRETKEQ; encoded by the coding sequence ATGTCTAAGAACAAAGTTGTCATCATCGGCGCCGGATTCGCAGGTCTAGTTGCCGCGCGCGAGCTGCAAACCGCCGGCATTGAATATGAAATCTTGGAGGCCAAAGACCGCATCGGCGGGCGTGCCTGGACCGAAGAGCGCATGGGTCGCCCGCTGGAATTGGGCGCTACCTGGGTGCACTGGTTCCAAGCCCACACCTGGACTGAGATCATGCGCTATGGTCAGCGCACTGAGATCACGGCGTCGCCTTCCGGCAATGACGCCCACTGGGTAACCGACGGCAAGGTGGTCAAGGGCACCGAGGATGATCTGGACGAAAAGCTCACGGCTGCAATGGAAGCGACCTACGAAGGCAGTGAGGACTACTTCCCTAACCCGCATGATCCGTTATGGGTTCTCTCTGATGACTTCGATGGCCCAGCTGAAGTGCGTGAGCGCTTTCTTTCCGATGACCAGAAAAATGCCATTGACCTTGTGAAAGAAGCTGGATTCGACCAAGAGACTATCGATCTTGTCGATGCCTTCTGGTGCGCCGGCTACATCGGCGACCCATACACCGGCTCCGCGCTCATGGCGAAGCAATGGGGCGCGCTATCTGATAACCGCTACCGCGTGATGGAAGATATCACCTTGAAGTGGAAGCTCAATAACGGCATGCGCTCGCTTTACGATGGCATCGCTGGCGACCTCAACAACGATATCCGCCTGAATACCCCAGTCGCGAAGGTCGAACATCGCGCTAACCGCGCAATAGTAACTACTGAATCGGGTGAAGTCATCGAAGCATCGGCAGTAATCTGCACCGTGCCGGTCGGCGCGCTGAGCAATATTGAATTCTCCCCTGCCCTGCCCGATGCTGTACAAAGCGTTATCGATGACAAGTGGAACTCCCAAGGTGCAAAGATCTGGATCAAGATCAAAGGTCACCACCGCTTCCTAGGCTATGCACCAAAGCCAGCCAAGATGTCCGTGGTGCGCTCCGAATACTTCATGGATGACGACACCACCATCCTGGTCGGCTTTGGCTACGACAACACCAATATTGATCTCAACTCCATCGAAGACGCCCAAGCTGTTATCAACCAATGGCGCGATGACCTCGAGGTTGTCGATACCACCGGCCACAACTGGGTTGCCGATAAGTGGGCTGGCCAGGCCTGGGGAACCCTGCGCAAGGGCCAATTCACCCAAGGCTGGAGCCTTTTCGACGACATCGATTCGCAGTTATTCTTCGCCGGCTCCGATTATGCCTACGGCTGGCGCGGCGTCTGCGTCGACGGCGCGCTAGAAAAAGGCATGACCACCGCCCGCCAGGTCATCAACAGCATGCGGGAGACAAAGGAACAGTAA
- a CDS encoding APC family permease, with amino-acid sequence MATSPSQQDTRNGLKSGKLSTASLVFIIIAASAPLTVLAGGAPTNYAVAGLLGVPIGYVVLGIILALFAVGYGRMASQIQSSGAFYVFIARGLGLRQGIAGAILALVAYNLMQIGLYGLFGFSAANALTALAGIELPWWLLGIVGWLIVGILGVNNIDFSAKVLGVIVTLEFLVVIVFSVMAIANAPEGISTSGWQPDQFFTPGIGVLLAFTMAAFMGFESGAIYSEEAKNPERTVSRATYIAVGIIAAFYAFSAWALQMGVGPGSIVSQAQEFGPDLVFVWLADFSTTASNAAHLLFVTSLMAALIAFHNAAARYFFSLGQSGVLPASFGRTGKSGAPIGGSMAQSILAIVVLAVFAIIGSGSEQEFLFPVVTLFTWFTNAAAFGLTFLLAVTSFAVMVWANRYHREYSVFVKTIAPLLAGIGMAAVTALILINFNLMMDTEDFFMIWIMPAIILGSGLIGLIWGEILIRRNTMNSAHITGEVAEIEPEPAATV; translated from the coding sequence ATGGCTACTTCACCGTCACAACAAGACACTCGCAATGGGCTCAAAAGCGGAAAGCTGTCCACGGCGTCATTGGTATTTATCATCATCGCGGCATCGGCACCTTTGACGGTGTTGGCGGGTGGTGCGCCCACTAACTACGCGGTTGCAGGACTGCTCGGAGTGCCCATCGGGTACGTGGTGCTTGGCATCATCCTGGCGCTTTTCGCCGTGGGCTATGGGCGCATGGCCAGCCAGATTCAATCCTCAGGCGCTTTCTACGTCTTCATTGCGCGTGGCTTGGGACTGCGCCAAGGAATCGCGGGCGCTATTTTGGCGCTCGTTGCGTATAACCTCATGCAGATTGGCCTTTATGGACTCTTCGGTTTCTCCGCGGCCAATGCTTTGACAGCATTGGCCGGAATTGAGCTTCCCTGGTGGTTGCTTGGCATCGTGGGATGGCTCATCGTTGGCATCTTGGGCGTAAACAACATTGACTTCTCGGCCAAGGTACTTGGCGTCATCGTCACCTTGGAATTCTTGGTGGTCATTGTCTTCTCCGTCATGGCGATTGCCAATGCCCCAGAAGGAATCAGCACCAGCGGTTGGCAGCCGGATCAGTTCTTCACCCCAGGCATCGGTGTGCTTTTAGCCTTTACGATGGCCGCTTTCATGGGCTTTGAATCCGGCGCTATCTACTCGGAGGAAGCCAAGAACCCTGAGCGTACTGTTTCACGTGCAACATATATTGCCGTCGGCATTATCGCTGCTTTTTATGCGTTCTCCGCGTGGGCGTTGCAGATGGGCGTGGGTCCAGGGAGCATCGTTAGCCAAGCGCAAGAATTTGGCCCCGACCTGGTCTTTGTCTGGCTCGCGGACTTTAGTACCACGGCATCAAATGCCGCGCACCTGCTTTTTGTCACCAGCCTCATGGCAGCGTTGATTGCTTTTCACAATGCTGCGGCCAGGTATTTCTTCTCTCTTGGGCAATCTGGAGTTCTTCCTGCAAGCTTTGGCCGCACTGGTAAAAGCGGTGCACCAATCGGTGGTTCTATGGCTCAATCTATCCTGGCAATTGTGGTCCTGGCGGTCTTTGCCATCATCGGTAGTGGCTCAGAACAAGAATTCCTGTTTCCGGTGGTCACCTTATTTACCTGGTTTACCAACGCCGCGGCCTTTGGCCTGACCTTCCTGCTGGCTGTCACCAGCTTTGCCGTGATGGTGTGGGCGAACCGTTACCACCGCGAGTACAGCGTGTTCGTGAAAACTATCGCGCCGTTGCTCGCCGGCATTGGCATGGCGGCGGTAACCGCGCTGATTCTCATCAACTTCAACCTCATGATGGACACCGAAGACTTCTTCATGATTTGGATCATGCCGGCCATCATCTTGGGATCCGGGCTCATTGGCCTTATCTGGGGCGAGATTTTAATCCGCCGCAACACCATGAACTCCGCGCACATCACGGGCGAGGTTGCGGAGATCGAACCCGAACCCGCGGCGACGGTATAA
- a CDS encoding aldo/keto reductase, translating into MMRIGDKTDAEIRELYDSAREAGVSYFDHADLYGFNFPDGGYHLCERRFAEAVKLSSSEREGIVLQSKTGIVEDPWGYDQSYEHIVASVDESLKSLNMDYLDVLLLHRPDVLVEPEEVARAFDELEAAGKVRAFGVSNHTPRQIDLLKTAVKQPLLVNQVQFSITHSSLVAQGMTSNMTTSDDAFTRDGGGLVDYARVNKITLQAWSPIQIGHEPGIFLGSLDYPELNAEIEGAVANRNSR; encoded by the coding sequence ATGATGCGCATCGGAGATAAGACTGATGCGGAAATTCGTGAGCTTTATGATTCCGCGCGTGAAGCGGGCGTGAGCTACTTCGATCATGCGGATCTTTATGGTTTCAACTTTCCTGATGGTGGATACCACCTGTGTGAGCGTAGGTTTGCAGAAGCCGTGAAGCTTTCTTCGTCCGAGCGCGAGGGCATTGTTTTGCAGTCGAAGACAGGAATCGTTGAAGATCCGTGGGGCTATGACCAGTCTTATGAACACATTGTTGCTTCAGTAGATGAGTCCTTGAAATCATTGAATATGGACTACCTTGATGTGCTGTTGCTGCACCGTCCCGATGTACTGGTGGAACCAGAAGAAGTAGCGCGTGCCTTTGATGAACTTGAGGCAGCCGGCAAGGTGCGTGCCTTTGGCGTATCGAACCACACTCCGCGTCAGATTGATCTGCTCAAGACTGCTGTGAAACAGCCACTTCTTGTGAACCAGGTGCAGTTTTCTATCACGCATTCTTCGTTGGTTGCGCAGGGGATGACATCCAATATGACAACGTCGGATGATGCGTTTACGCGCGATGGTGGCGGTCTAGTGGACTACGCGCGGGTGAATAAGATTACGCTGCAGGCATGGTCGCCAATTCAAATAGGCCATGAGCCAGGCATTTTCTTAGGTTCCCTAGACTATCCGGAACTCAATGCTGAGATTGAAGGTGCTGTTGCAAACAGGAATTCCAGATAA
- a CDS encoding TetR/AcrR family transcriptional regulator: MPKVVDHVQRKRELVESTWRVIARRGLAGATMRQIAEEAGYANGALKPYFPTKMDLLAATFEHVYSSTEERIGKSIEGLRGFEAVRAMCLEVLPFTERLRDEARIVVSFWDSAAQDGKRAALAAVSTNRWCEMIATMLKEAKEDGLLRSISNVESTAEILVVFLQGSQITAVMDPEGFSKQRIINQLEAYLDLLRV; the protein is encoded by the coding sequence ATGCCAAAAGTAGTTGACCATGTACAGCGCAAGCGGGAGCTTGTTGAATCAACGTGGCGGGTTATTGCGCGCCGGGGACTAGCTGGTGCCACTATGCGGCAGATTGCTGAAGAAGCAGGCTATGCCAATGGTGCGTTAAAGCCTTATTTTCCCACCAAGATGGACCTTTTAGCGGCCACGTTTGAACACGTTTATAGCTCCACTGAAGAGCGTATTGGCAAGTCCATCGAAGGCCTGCGTGGGTTTGAAGCAGTGCGTGCGATGTGCCTGGAAGTCCTTCCGTTTACTGAACGACTGCGTGATGAGGCGCGGATAGTTGTGTCATTCTGGGACAGTGCTGCCCAAGATGGAAAACGTGCGGCACTAGCTGCGGTTTCAACGAATCGGTGGTGCGAGATGATAGCCACCATGCTCAAGGAAGCTAAAGAAGATGGGCTGCTTCGTTCAATTTCCAACGTTGAAAGCACGGCAGAGATACTGGTGGTTTTCTTGCAAGGCTCGCAGATTACCGCGGTGATGGATCCGGAAGGATTTAGTAAACAAAGGATCATCAACCAGCTGGAGGCGTATTTGGATCTTCTGCGCGTATAA
- a CDS encoding amidohydrolase, whose protein sequence is MTQTTVYTGKIWTSVADDDWVEAFAVADGRIIATGALHEVEDQVGTPHETIIIDKGIVTPGLIDGHLHLSLGGTQLAHELALDPTDDAETILAKVREWTSRLKPGEWVIGGIIGSGVLPMLNNVEFLEKLDEASHGHPVLLRDDTMHNRQVNTTALEAMGITADSSDPEGGTYVRDDQGRLTGALWELACAVAEGVAAGSHVDPQERQVKALQTALEHLSALGITTVQDAATMLPHFEGLSTLEESGELDMRVIASMPIRPFIEDGTVGEELFAAGMEFESEHVKPRFAKFVLDGVPTTHTTALLNPYKCNHSSHDPNFRGELYWTLDDLVAALRRCAELGLDAKLHATGDASVRQALDAAEIVRQDAGGGPAMQIAHMSFISEQDLPRFAELSVAADACPFMWFPSPLTEGVGAFVADETMANIWPFKDLLASGAVVAGGSDWPVGLPVLNPWLGIEGMVTRQAAADSANSSDSYGDRTVNINQAITLPQAMAAFTRESAKALGIADETGTIEPGKSADFIALDRNIFTGDIKDVHNTQVSRRWVAGQGS, encoded by the coding sequence ATGACGCAGACAACCGTATACACCGGAAAGATTTGGACCAGCGTTGCCGATGATGACTGGGTCGAAGCCTTCGCCGTTGCAGATGGCCGTATCATCGCCACGGGCGCGCTCCACGAAGTGGAGGACCAAGTTGGCACACCACATGAGACCATCATCATTGATAAAGGCATTGTTACGCCGGGGCTTATCGATGGCCACCTGCACCTAAGTCTCGGCGGCACCCAGCTGGCTCACGAGTTAGCTTTGGATCCCACCGACGATGCTGAAACTATCTTGGCGAAGGTGCGCGAGTGGACCTCGCGCCTGAAACCAGGTGAGTGGGTTATCGGCGGCATCATCGGCAGCGGTGTGCTGCCCATGCTCAATAACGTGGAGTTCTTAGAAAAGCTCGATGAAGCTTCTCACGGCCATCCGGTGCTGCTGCGCGATGACACCATGCACAACCGGCAAGTCAACACCACCGCTTTGGAGGCCATGGGTATTACAGCCGATTCCTCCGACCCAGAAGGCGGCACGTATGTCCGTGACGATCAAGGCCGGCTCACGGGCGCTTTGTGGGAGCTGGCCTGCGCGGTAGCCGAAGGTGTTGCTGCCGGGTCTCACGTTGATCCACAAGAACGCCAGGTTAAAGCATTACAAACCGCGCTAGAACACCTGTCTGCGCTGGGGATAACCACCGTGCAAGATGCCGCGACCATGCTCCCGCACTTTGAAGGCCTATCCACCCTTGAAGAATCCGGCGAGTTAGACATGCGCGTGATTGCATCGATGCCCATTCGTCCCTTCATTGAAGACGGCACTGTAGGTGAAGAACTCTTCGCCGCCGGCATGGAGTTTGAAAGCGAACACGTGAAACCACGCTTTGCCAAGTTCGTTTTAGATGGCGTTCCCACCACGCACACAACGGCGCTGTTGAATCCGTATAAATGTAATCATTCCAGCCACGACCCCAACTTCCGTGGTGAGCTCTACTGGACTTTAGATGATCTCGTGGCAGCACTTCGCCGCTGTGCTGAGCTCGGTCTTGATGCCAAGCTGCACGCCACCGGCGATGCGTCGGTGCGCCAAGCTCTCGATGCCGCCGAAATTGTCCGCCAAGATGCCGGCGGCGGACCCGCAATGCAGATCGCCCACATGTCTTTTATCTCTGAGCAGGACCTTCCGCGCTTCGCCGAACTCAGCGTCGCCGCCGATGCCTGCCCATTCATGTGGTTTCCCAGCCCGCTTACCGAGGGCGTCGGCGCCTTCGTCGCCGATGAAACCATGGCGAATATCTGGCCTTTCAAAGACCTCCTCGCCTCCGGCGCCGTTGTCGCCGGCGGCTCCGACTGGCCCGTCGGCCTCCCCGTCCTCAACCCCTGGCTGGGTATCGAAGGTATGGTCACCCGCCAAGCCGCCGCCGACAGCGCGAACAGCTCCGACAGCTACGGCGACCGCACCGTCAACATCAATCAGGCCATCACGCTGCCCCAAGCCATGGCCGCCTTTACCCGCGAATCCGCGAAAGCCCTGGGCATCGCCGATGAAACCGGCACCATTGAACCCGGCAAATCCGCCGACTTCATCGCCCTCGACCGCAACATCTTTACCGGCGACATCAAAGATGTTCACAACACCCAAGTCAGCCGCCGCTGGGTGGCGGGCCAGGGCTCCTGA